From a single Gracilimonas sp. genomic region:
- a CDS encoding GIY-YIG nuclease family protein codes for MIEVILRVLPKDLHKQVQVSTLEYICEDSSLSLRMTLITIDMDNATYIVTNPARKVLYTGVTSNLPRRIVEHYLNRGNKKSYAGRYFCYCLIWYDVFPTMYEAIEAEKRLKGKTRAWKEQLIAETNPEWKFLNKEVLGEWPPRKTLPS; via the coding sequence ATGATTGAAGTCATCTTGAGGGTACTCCCGAAAGATCTTCACAAGCAAGTACAGGTATCTACTTTAGAATATATCTGTGAAGATTCTTCGCTATCACTCAGAATGACTTTAATCACTATTGATATGGATAATGCAACTTACATTGTAACTAACCCTGCAAGAAAAGTGCTGTACACTGGAGTCACAAGTAACCTTCCGCGGAGAATTGTTGAGCATTACCTGAACCGCGGAAATAAGAAGTCCTATGCGGGTCGGTACTTTTGTTATTGTCTGATTTGGTATGATGTTTTCCCTACCATGTACGAAGCGATTGAAGCAGAAAAAAGATTGAAGGGGAAGACGAGGGCATGGAAGGAGCAATTAATAGCAGAGACAAACCCGGAATGGAAATTTTTGAATAAAGAAGTACTTGGAGAATGGCCGCCAAGAAAAACACTGCCCTCTTGA
- the pnuC gene encoding nicotinamide riboside transporter PnuC: protein MEYIIDGIINGIIQTTALEWIAVTTGLMSVWFSMKENIWVYPTGIISVLIYVYLAFQYKLYADMGVNFYYFIMSVYGWYYWIHPKDDSRDQVRVTINSAKENLITIGILLSSFGILYFVLSNFTDSDVAFWDSTTTCFAIAGMWLMARKKLESWIAWIITDLISIPLYFYKELVLTSFQFLVFTGLAIAGYLAWKKSLEEQQEKQDPSPV, encoded by the coding sequence ATGGAATACATCATCGACGGCATTATAAACGGGATCATTCAAACCACCGCACTTGAATGGATCGCCGTAACAACCGGACTTATGAGCGTCTGGTTTTCTATGAAGGAAAATATCTGGGTGTATCCCACCGGTATCATCAGCGTGTTAATTTATGTATATCTCGCTTTTCAGTACAAGCTGTATGCCGACATGGGGGTGAATTTCTATTATTTTATAATGAGTGTATACGGCTGGTACTATTGGATTCACCCCAAAGACGACAGCCGGGATCAGGTGCGGGTTACTATCAACAGTGCAAAAGAAAACCTGATTACCATTGGAATTCTGCTTAGCTCTTTTGGGATACTGTATTTCGTGCTCTCAAATTTTACCGACAGCGATGTAGCCTTTTGGGATTCGACCACCACCTGCTTTGCTATTGCCGGCATGTGGTTGATGGCACGTAAAAAGCTTGAAAGCTGGATCGCATGGATTATAACGGACCTGATTTCCATCCCCCTCTATTTTTACAAGGAATTGGTATTAACCAGCTTTCAGTTTCTGGTCTTTACAGGACTCGCTATCGCCGGGTACCTGGCCTGGAAGAAATCTCTGGAAGAGCAGCAGGAAAAGCAGGATCCATCACCCGTGTAG
- the tsaE gene encoding tRNA (adenosine(37)-N6)-threonylcarbamoyltransferase complex ATPase subunit type 1 TsaE, translated as MQQFQSSSVDETIRIGFEFGKQLTPGDVVCLAGDLGAGKTHFVKGVASFFGIEPEKVSSPTYTLIHEYSGDTPVYHFDCYRLKHEQEALEIGAEEYFYGDGVCLVEWPEKIDGLIPEDAIWVEMSHLPENKRKIIIHQKQ; from the coding sequence GTGCAGCAGTTCCAAAGTTCATCGGTTGATGAAACCATTCGCATTGGTTTCGAGTTTGGTAAGCAATTGACACCCGGAGATGTAGTTTGCCTGGCCGGAGACTTAGGCGCCGGGAAAACCCATTTTGTAAAAGGAGTAGCTTCTTTTTTTGGAATTGAACCTGAAAAAGTCAGCTCTCCTACCTATACTTTAATTCATGAATATTCCGGTGATACTCCCGTTTATCATTTCGACTGTTACCGGTTGAAACACGAACAGGAAGCTCTGGAAATCGGAGCCGAAGAATACTTTTATGGCGATGGCGTTTGCCTGGTTGAATGGCCTGAAAAAATAGACGGGCTGATTCCTGAAGACGCCATTTGGGTTGAGATGTCGCATCTCCCTGAAAATAAACGCAAAATCATTATTCATCAGAAGCAGTAA
- a CDS encoding response regulator — translation MPKILWADDEIDQLQSHIIFLEKKGFEITPVANGDDAVSMISSEPFDIVYLDEQMPGMGGIETLEKIKSIQPSLPVVMITKSEEESIMEDAIGGKISDYLIKPVNPNQILLTTKRLLERSRIQSEKSAQTYLKQFNELSSRIHPGTHWKEWIDIYKELTNWQIDLGSGDEGLIQVLDDQFQQANKEFGKFVNQEYKDWVKKDEGRPLLSQEIFKKYVNPHLEKDEKVMFFLIDCMRYDQWLVFEPFLSNYFSIDTDFYYSILPTATPYSRNAIFSGLYPSDIERMYPELWQQGQDESSLNRHEEELLRKQLERDGIDIKFKYEKILNAEAGRKVADKIGSYAQSKLAAFVFNFVDTLVHSRSDSDVIKELAPDVSAFRSVTEAWFQHSSLLQMFKGLAKENVTLIITTDHGSVRALRDTKVYGDKDTATNLRYKYGRNLKADESDAVVFMDDPEQYRLPKVGAVNNYIIAREDYYFVYPTNYHKYQNRYRDTFQHGGASMEEMILPVATLTPK, via the coding sequence ATGCCAAAAATACTTTGGGCAGATGATGAGATCGATCAGCTGCAATCACATATCATATTTTTAGAGAAAAAGGGATTCGAAATCACTCCGGTTGCCAACGGAGATGATGCAGTGAGCATGATTTCCTCCGAGCCATTCGATATCGTTTACCTGGATGAGCAAATGCCGGGAATGGGCGGTATCGAAACCCTCGAGAAAATCAAATCCATTCAGCCCTCTCTTCCCGTGGTGATGATCACAAAGAGTGAGGAAGAATCGATCATGGAAGACGCCATTGGCGGCAAGATCTCTGATTACCTCATCAAGCCGGTGAACCCAAACCAGATTTTACTCACTACAAAACGATTGCTTGAACGGAGCCGCATACAATCCGAAAAATCGGCTCAAACCTACCTGAAGCAGTTCAACGAGCTCTCATCACGCATTCACCCCGGCACTCACTGGAAAGAATGGATTGACATCTACAAAGAACTTACCAACTGGCAGATTGATTTAGGCTCCGGTGACGAAGGGCTCATTCAGGTTCTGGATGATCAGTTTCAGCAGGCCAACAAGGAATTCGGCAAGTTTGTAAACCAGGAGTACAAAGACTGGGTAAAAAAAGATGAGGGGCGGCCGTTGCTTTCGCAGGAGATTTTTAAAAAGTATGTGAATCCGCATCTGGAGAAAGACGAGAAAGTGATGTTTTTCCTGATCGACTGCATGCGGTACGACCAATGGCTGGTATTCGAGCCTTTCCTCTCTAACTATTTTTCCATTGATACCGATTTCTACTACTCCATTTTACCTACAGCCACCCCGTATTCCCGAAATGCCATTTTCTCTGGATTGTACCCTTCCGATATAGAACGCATGTATCCGGAATTATGGCAACAGGGGCAGGATGAATCTTCCCTGAACCGGCATGAAGAAGAACTGTTACGCAAACAACTGGAGCGTGATGGCATCGACATCAAATTTAAGTATGAAAAAATTCTGAATGCCGAAGCCGGACGGAAAGTGGCCGATAAAATTGGAAGCTACGCACAGTCCAAACTGGCTGCTTTTGTTTTTAATTTTGTGGATACACTGGTTCACTCCCGGTCCGACTCCGACGTGATTAAGGAATTAGCCCCCGATGTATCGGCTTTTCGCTCGGTAACAGAGGCGTGGTTTCAGCATTCCTCATTACTGCAGATGTTTAAAGGATTGGCCAAAGAGAATGTCACCCTGATCATTACTACCGACCACGGCTCGGTTCGTGCGTTGCGTGACACAAAAGTGTATGGCGATAAAGACACCGCCACCAATCTTCGGTATAAATATGGCCGAAATCTTAAGGCCGATGAATCCGATGCAGTTGTTTTTATGGATGACCCGGAACAATACCGCCTGCCAAAAGTAGGAGCTGTGAATAATTACATCATCGCCCGGGAGGATTATTACTTTGTGTATCCAACCAACTATCACAAATATCAGAACCGGTACCGGGACACCTTCCAGCATGGAGGGGCTTCAATGGAAGAGATGATATTACCCGTAGCCACTTTAACTCCCAAGTAA
- a CDS encoding thiamine diphosphokinase — MHAVIVSNGFPPSKDLLEEELKSADLIIGADGGGNTLLSHGLTPHVVIGDMDSFEKPGSVEFEIIHDVDQETNDLEKALSLALYRDVETCTVLGAFGRRMDHSLKNLSVLKRFDPAFGRLVFKDERLIAQMVNSSFSAELPVGSIISLFPLSGKVTGITTKGLKYPLNDEILENGERDGTSNENVEPEFSIEIKSGDLVVFIEN, encoded by the coding sequence ATGCATGCAGTTATAGTCAGTAATGGTTTTCCCCCTTCCAAAGATTTACTTGAGGAAGAATTGAAATCTGCAGATTTGATCATCGGTGCGGATGGCGGGGGAAATACGCTGCTTTCCCACGGACTAACCCCCCATGTGGTTATCGGAGATATGGATAGTTTTGAAAAGCCCGGTTCGGTTGAGTTTGAAATTATTCATGATGTTGATCAGGAAACCAATGACCTGGAAAAGGCATTGTCTCTCGCACTTTATCGGGACGTGGAAACCTGCACAGTGCTGGGAGCCTTTGGCAGAAGAATGGATCATTCCCTGAAAAACCTGTCTGTTCTGAAACGGTTTGATCCTGCGTTTGGCCGGCTTGTTTTTAAGGATGAACGATTAATAGCTCAAATGGTCAATTCAAGCTTTTCGGCAGAACTGCCTGTTGGAAGTATTATCTCTTTATTTCCTCTTTCCGGGAAAGTAACCGGCATCACCACAAAAGGACTGAAGTACCCGTTGAATGATGAGATTCTGGAAAATGGAGAGCGGGACGGAACCTCTAATGAGAATGTGGAACCGGAATTCTCCATCGAGATTAAAAGCGGAGACCTGGTGGTTTTTATTGAAAATTAA